One window of the Micromonas commoda chromosome 9, complete sequence genome contains the following:
- the MSH4 gene encoding MutS 4 (Partner of MSH5 (MutS homolog 5) (MicpuN2:112660). Promotes cross-over formation during meiotic recombination.) produces MAAPTNEGAGPPSPPACTVIAAVLQNRAREVGVALFDKRGGPSLDLEQHVEVGESHATTLCELQRARPGVILTLAGDRGGALGDALARFARAHDCALVELPRKQFDDIVGADLVARCARRGSRLAPNPKDAYLAFAAAAAVLQFVEHGGVERATNDAENSLEPLVGRRRHRWEPFPLHEAARASPGTVVVTCCRSEHFIALDPAAARVLEIARPLGPTGEPVAEPKRSNPNRSSKPINPRTDPVGAANARDSRARPHARRSLLGLLDTCATRGGSRLMKASLLQPLRDHATINARLDAVEELLRSGGLAHECRRRLAATTGGKDVEAVTSMFAEPRRRPSAPHSAPHSAPEGGPPSSEVRPIDANPGRVAARIRTLLDTRRALEEVPKLGDALKNTNAGLLREIGEVLRDPFFAGFLHRIDGVFEPDVVDGRSSFSAKTRQVFAVKSGVDAFLDIARRNFCEATEAAHELIRALRERTGLESPRLDYTATGMFQIKVTRSDFGRYSVNASHFDASLPTLHAIDTLGDDATRPIRRDDDDAAGVRNDRVVRCTCDGLDVINRRCVDSADEAMRRSAAAVESVAASVRANVAALGALSSALSLLDVLCAFAVRVMTSKGPYVRPVFGDRESPLAIEAGRHPVLEELPGVDFVANSAYLSPAFNLSVVTGPNGGGKSTYLRQVAVLVVLAHSGCFVPATFFSAPPVDAIFTRVGTSDSMETDASTFAVECRECARILSRATCHSLVLVDELGRSTDSEEGERFAWATAEALLERGCKTLFATHARRLGKLAQLYPNVRTSTMAVDLVGGRRRVAVDDPNRNGNGDDQNRRMECRYRLVDGACEAPHYGLRAAEALGGFPAEMMRDAWAIARRVETAAAAAAAAAAAAASDGGTAGGGFLPGHSRRDAAGDDATRIAVERAARTAKVAERARRLFEIEAGGGTEGAEGRGGREKREAALASLRATAADVAGFGGGGACA; encoded by the exons atggccgccCCGACGAACGAAGGCGCGGGGCCGCCTTCGCCACCCGCGTGCaccgtcatcgcggcggtcctCCAGaaccgcgcgagggaggttgGCGTCGCGCTGTTCGACAAGCGCGGCGGCCCGTCGCTGGACCTGGAGCAGCACGTCGAGGTTGGAGAGAGCCACGCCACGACGCTGTGCGAGCtgcagcgcgcgcgaccgggcGTGATCCtgacgctcgcgggcgacaggggcggcgcgctcggcgacgccctcgcgagattcgcgcgcgcgcacgattgcgcgctcgtcgagcttCCGCGGAAGCAGTTCG ACGACATCGTgggcgcggacctcgtcgcgcggtgcgcgcgccgcggctccagGCTGGCGCCCAACCCCAAGGACGCCTacctcgccttcgccgccgccgccgcggtgctgcAGTTCGTCGAACAcggaggcgtcgagcgcgcgacgaacgacgcggaaAACTCGTTGGAACCCCTAGtaggacgtcgccgccaccgctgGGAACCCTTCCCGCTGCAcgaagccgcgcgcgcgtccccgggaACCGTCGTGGTGACGTGCTGCAGGAGCGAGCACTTCATCGCGCTGGACCCGGCAGCCGCGCGAGTGCTCGAGATCGCGCGACCTCTCGGCCCCACCggcgaacccgtcgccgaACCGAAACGTTCAAACCCGAACCGCTCTTCTAAACCGATTAACCCCCGGACGGACccggtcggcgccgcgaacgcgcgcgactcTCGAGCACGCCCCCACGCACGCCGGTCGCTGCTCGGTTTGCTCGACACGTGCGCCACGCGCGGTGGGTCGAGGCTGATGAAGGCGTCGCTCCTTCAGCCCCTGAGGGACCACGCCACGATAAACGCGAggctggacgcggtggaggagctgCTTCGGTCCGGCGGGCTCGCGCACGAGTGCCGGCGGAGGTTGGCAGCCACCACGGGCGGGAaagacgtcgaggcggtgaCGTCCATGTTCGccgagccgcgacggcgcccgtcggcaccccacTCGGCACCCCACTCGGCACCCGAGGGTGGCCCCCCCTCTTCGGAGGTCCGTCCGATCGACGCCAACCCCGGAagggtcgcggcgaggatccgGACGCTTCTGGACactcgacgcgcgctcgaggaggtgccaaaactcggcgacgcgctgaaAAACACCAACGCGGGGTTGCTGAGGGAGATTGGCGAGGTTCTTCGCGACCCCTTCTTCGCCGGTTTCCTGCATCGCATCGACGGGGTGTTCGAGCCGGACGTGGTGGACGGCAGATCCAGTTTCTCCGCCAAGACGAGGCAGGTGTTCGCGGTCAAGTCAGGCGTGGATGCGTTTCTGGACATCGCCAGAAGGAACTTTTGCGAAGCCACCGAGGCTGCGCACGAGCTCATacgcgcccttcgcgagcgcACCGGCCTGGAATCCCCCAGGCTCGATTACACCGCGACCGGGATGTTCCAAATCAAGGTGACCCGGTCCGATTTCGGCAGGTACTCCGTGAACGCGTCCCACTTCGACGCGTCTCTCCCGACGCTGCACGCGATCgacaccctcggcgacgacgcgacccgaCCGATAAgaagggacgacgacgacgccgccggtgttcGAAACGACCGCGTCGTGCGGTGCACGTgcgacggcctcgacgtcATCAACCGACGGTGCGTCGACTCagccgacgaggcgatgcgaaggagcgccgccgcggttgaatccgtcgccgcgtccgtccgcgccaacgtcgccgcgttgggcgctctctcgtccgcgctctcgctgctcgacgtcctgtgcgcgttcgccgtccGGGTCATGACCAGCAAAGGACCGTACGTTCGACCGGTGTTCGGCGATCGCGAGAGCCCGCTGGCGATCGAAGCCGGACGGCACCCGGTGCTGGAGGAGCTCCCGGGCGTGGACTTCGTCGCCAACTCCGCCTACCTCTCCCCGGCGTTCAACCTCTCCGTCGTGACCGGCCCGAACGGTGGGGGTAAGAGCACGTACCTGCGGCAGGTCGCGGTACTCGTCGTCCTGGCGCACTCGGGATGCTTCGTCCCGGCTACGTTTttcagcgcgccgcccgtcgacgcgatcttcacccgcgtcggcacGAGCGACTCGAtggagacggacgcgagcacgTTCGCGGTGGAGTGCCGCGAGTGCGCCAGGATCCTGTCCCGCGCCACCTGCCACTCCTtggtcctcgtcgacgagctcggtcGATCCACCGACAGCGAAGAGGGCGAGAGGTTcgcgtgggcgacggcggaggctcTGCTGGAGCGCGGGTGCAAGACCCTGTTCGCCACGCACGCTCGGCGACTCGGTAAACTCGCGCAGCTCTACCCGAACGTcaggacgtcgacgatggcggtGGACCTCgtgggcgggcggcggcgcgtggccGTGGATGACCCGAACCGGAATGGAAACGGGGATGACCAAAACCGACGCATGGAGTGCAGGTACAGgctcgtggacggcgcgtgcgaggcTCCGCACTACGGCCTCcgagccgcggaggcgctcggaGGTTTTCCCGCGGAGATGATgcgcgacgcgtgggcgatcgcgcgtcgggtagagaccgcggcggcggcggcggcagcggcggcggcggcggcggcgagcgatgGCGGCACAGCCGGCGGAGGATTTTTGCCGGGACACAGCCGGCGAgacgcagccggcgacgacgcgacgagaatcgccgtcgaacgcgcggcgcggacggcgaaggtggcggagcgggcgaggcggctcTTCGAGATTGAAGCCGGCGGGGGtaccgagggtgccgagggtcgcggcgggcgcgagaagagggaggcggcgctcgcgtcgcttcgaGCGACGGCTGCGGATGTGGCGGGATTTGGGGGGGGAGGCGCATGCGCGTGA
- the CBR/ELIP4 gene encoding carotene biosynthesis related or early light induced-like protein (carotene biosynthesis related (CBR) or low molecular mass early light-induced protein; neither ChloroP or TargetP predict cTP): MHAVTNAVSLKLTGVTARVSAKVARFAQKVALRASVDDEAVTFTADDLSKGLKAADAAWEEKAAEPAAAPVAFSAAIDPADGSVAEAAPLGDDMSMLNDAMIAFKEPRAVEIINGRVAMIGWMAALYAEISNDQSLTRQVINTRTFTLADGVVKTSTMPAAGMFLIPVTVLFVLAASLAPVLRGNEESGLEKAPKDFGPFRAESEMTNGRGAMVGLVALLLAEKFTNGAALF; encoded by the coding sequence ATGCACGCCGTCACCAACGCCGTCTCCCTCAAGCTCACCGGTGTCACcgcccgcgtctccgccaaggtcgcgcgcttcgcgcaGAAGGTGGCGctccgcgcctccgtcgacgacgaggccgtcACGTTCACCGCGGATGACCTCTCCAAGGGCCTCAAggctgccgacgccgcctgggaggagaaggccgccgagcccgccgcggcgcccgtcgctttctccgccgccattgaccccgccgacggctccgtcgcggaggctgcccccctcggcgacgacatgTCCATGCTCAACGACGCCATGATCGCCTTCAAGGAGCCCCGCGCGGTTGAGATCATcaacggccgcgtcgcgatgatCGGCTGGATGGCGGCTCTCTACGCCGAGATCTCCAACGACCAGTCCCTCACCAGGCAGGTGATCAACACCCGCACCTtcaccctcgccgacggtgtGGTGAAAACCTCCACGATGCCCGCCGCAGGCATGTTCCTCATCCCCGTCACCGTGCTCTtcgtgctcgccgcctccctggcGCCCGTGCTCCGCGGCAACGAGGAGTCCGGCCTTGAGAAGGCTCCGAAGGACTTCGGCCCCTTCAGGGCGGAGTCGGAGATGACcaacggccgcggcgccatggtcggcctcgtcgcgcttctCCTCGCCGAGAAGTTCaccaacggcgccgcgctcttctAA
- the CBR/ELIP2 gene encoding carotene biosynthesis related or early light induced-like protein, chloroplast percursor (TargetP and ChloroP predict 34 aa cTP), which yields MFALSASRITGSAVKLSVKSRAVRARRAASIRVRAEGEAEKVAVADEVKAADAAWEEKAAEPAAAPVAFSAAIDPADGSVAEAAPLGDDMSMLNDAMIAFKEPRAVEIINGRVAMIGWMVALYTEIEKNTSLFHQVINTRTFTLADGVVKSSTFPAPGMFLIPVTVLFVLAASLAPVLRGNEESGLEKAPKDFGPFRAESEMTNGRGAMVGLVALLLAEKFTNGAALF from the coding sequence ATGTtcgccctctccgcctcccgcATCACCGGCTCCGCCGTCAAGCTCTCCGTCAagtcccgcgccgtccgcgcgcgccgcgcggcctccatccgcgttcgcgccgagggcgaggccgagaaggtcgccgtcgccgacgaggtcaaggctgccgacgccgcctgggaggagaaggccgccgagcccgccgcggcgcccgtcgctttctccgccgccattgatcccgccgacggctccgtcgcggaggctgcccccctcggcgacgacatgTCCATGCTCAACGACGCCATGATCGCCTTCAAGGAGCCCCGCGCGGTTGAGATCATcaacggccgcgtcgcgatgatCGGCTGGATGGTCGCGCTCTACACCGAGATCGAGAAGAACACCTCCCTCTTCCACCAGGTGATCAACACCCGCACCTtcaccctcgccgacggtgtGGTGAAGTCCTCCACcttccccgcccccggcATGTTCCTCATCCCCGTCACCGTGCTCTtcgtgctcgccgcctccctggcACCCGTGCTCCGCGGCAACGAGGAGTCCGGCCTTGAGAAGGCTCCGAAGGACTTCGGCCCCTTCAGGGCGGAGTCGGAGATGACCaacggtcgcggcgccatggtcggcctcgtcgcgcttctCCTCGCCGAGAAGTTCaccaacggcgccgcgctcttctAA
- a CDS encoding mRNA capping enzyme (contains both the catalytic and c-terminal domains expected. Also has a dual specificity phosphatase catalytic domain 5 prime to the mRNA capping domians.), producing MKKLGIGKFENQVRARTGGHVATLDPRSRTLSGGHPRGIPASRLTPPPSLAAPRPRQDDHDDDDDDAPGTAPAPENAGAGITKDAWCPPDGWIEAPPQGAIVRDVFVPSKAPLSDTWHADGRVPDDRRYGPNEALAMAKTASGGRDVELVVDLTNSSRYYDPKAFDARGCSYVKIACVGKDAPPDAVAVQQFVYEVGKFLSERAARGGKGLVLVHCTHGFNRTGAMLVHFAQRTAAWPKLNENLKAFAAARPPGIYKPEYVKELFDEYLERRFSTTLDPPVPEWKRGVSLAPRPGSGATDELASSRSKTTADGNLDGTPMRHDDVLGTAVYEGQAREIRNVVCYLCGVDGARFPGSQPVSLARDNMDTISRHEYHVTWKADGTRYMVLLMRDGTYLIDRKFEIRRVTMRFPAPLKTHGVSVHNATLLDGEMVVDDIAPGRQRRRFLAYDCVALHGERLGERAFVDRLAAVQRHVVDPRNVFLTEAGKSRAYDFTKEPFSVRVKDFTPLAGTENFIRSFIPKLCHECDGLIFQPSRSRYESGTMDTLLKWKFTHLNSVDFRLKLSLRDGRAILYFAMRDAEDIDTAGGFDPDVAPDGTKLADLDGKIVECTWDKRGGVAKAGAWKYLRVRTDKDAPNFVTVYRHTLASILDDITDAEIISYVGGVLAKGAGGNRAPREGARRSSGGDTAVGGGDTAGGYESTAPAAHVSGAERQQPVIDDI from the exons ATGAAGAAGCTCGGCATCGGCAAGTTCGAGAACCAGGtacgcgcgcgcacgggggGGCACGTCGCGACCCTCGACCCTCGAAGTCGCACCCTCTCCGGTGGGCACCCCCGGGGCATCCCCGCATCCCGACTCACCCCGCccccctccctcgcggcgccccgcccaCGACAGGACgatcacgacgacgacgacgatgatgcgCCCGGcaccgcacccgcgccggaaaacgccggcgcgggcatcACCAAGGACGCGTGGTGCCCGCCCGACGGATGGATCGAGGCCCCGCCGCAGGGCGCCATCGTGCGAGACGTCTTCGTCCCGTCCAAGGCGCCCCTCTCGGACACGTGGCACGCGGACGGAAGAGTCCCGGACGACCGAAGGTACGGCCCGAACGAAGCGCTGGCGATGGCCAAaaccgcgtcgggcggccgggacgtcgagctcgtcgtcgacctcaCCAACTCGAGCAGGTACTACGACCCCAAAGCGTTCGACGCCCGAGGATGTTCGTACGTGAAAATCGCGTGCGTCGGCAaagacgcgccgcccgacgccgtcgccgtgcagcAGTTCGTGTACGAGGTGGGCAAGTTCCTGAgcgaacgcgccgctcgcgggggtAAAGGTTTAGTACTGGTTCACTGCACGCACGGGTTTAACCGAACCGGGGCGATGCTGGTGCACTTCGCGCAGCGCACAGCCGCGTGGCCGAAACTCAACGAAAATTTAAAGGCGtttgcggcggcgcggccgccggggaTATACAAGCCCGAGTACGTCAAGGAGCTCTTCGACGAGTACCTGGAGAGACGGTTCTCGACGACGTTGGACCCGCCGGTGCCGGAGTGGAAGCGCGGCGTG tcTTTAGCGCCGAGGCCCGGGTCGGGCGCaacggacgagctcgcgagcAGTCGCAGCAAgaccaccgcggacggcaacctcgacggcaccccgatgcgccacgacgacgtgctGGGAACGGCGGTGTACGAGGGCCAGGCGCGTGAGATTCGAAACGTGGTGTGCTACCTgtgcggcgtggacggcgcgcggttCCCCGGGTCGCAACCCGTGTCGCTGGCGAGGGATAACATGGACACCATATCGCGGCACGAGTACCACGTCACGTGGAAGGCGGACGGGACGCGGTACATGGTGTTGCTCATGCGCGACGGGACGTATTTGATCGATCGCAAGTTTGAAATTCGGCGGGTCACGATGCGGTTCCCGGCGCCCCTAAAGACGCACGGCGTCAGCGTTCACAACGCGACGCTGCTGGACGGCGAGATGGTGgtcgacgacatcgcgccggggaggcAGCGCAGGCGCTTCCTCGCGTACGACTGCGTCGCGCTGCACGGCGAGCGGCTCGGGGAGAGGGCGTTCGTGGACAGGTTGGCTGCCGTGCAGAgacacgtcgtcgacccTCGGAACGTTTTCTTGACCGAGGCGGGCAAGTCGAGGGCGTACGATTTCACCAAGGAGCCGTTCAGCGTCCGCGTCAAGGATTTCACCCCGCTCGCCGGCACCGAGAACTTCATTCGCAGCTTCATACCCAAGCTCTGCCACGAGTGCGACGGCCTCATCTTCCAGCCCAGTCGGTCGCGATACGAGAGCGGCACGATGGACACGCTGCTCAAGTGGAAGTTCACGCACCTCAACTCCGTGGACTTTCGCCTGAAACTGTCCctgcgcgacggacgcgcgatCCTCTAC TTTgcgatgcgcgacgccgaggacatTGACACAGCCGGCGGGTTCGACCCTGACGTGGCGCCCGACGGGACCAAActcgcggacctcgacggTAAGATCGTCGAGTGCACCTGGGAcaagcgcgggggcgtcgcgaaaGCCGGCGCGTGGAAGTACCTGCGCGTCAGGACGGACAAGGACGCCCCGAACTTTGTCACCGTGTACCGGCACACGCTCGCGAGCATCCTCGACGACATAACCGACGCGGAGATCATATcgtacgtcggcggcgtgctcgcgaagggcgcgggtgggaacagggcgccgagggagggcgcgaggcggagctccGGCGGTGACACAgctgtcggcggcggcgacacagctggcgggtaCGAgagcacggcgccggcggcgcacgtGTCGGGAGCGGAGCGTCAGCAGCCAGTCATCGACGACATCTGA